The following are from one region of the Abiotrophia defectiva ATCC 49176 genome:
- a CDS encoding phosphoribosylformylglycinamidine synthase encodes MDKRIFVEKREQYRQEASQLMDKLNSEYGLGLEDLHVYVIYDIYGIDSATYEQAKSSVFSEVMIDQVYEEIDLVPGHYLAYEVLPAQYDQRADSAIQAIALLNQEAKVLVRSGKLVTFDKALSPQALSQVEKYLVNPIEARIKDLSVLEFSLDSEPKPLKDLSGFGNFDDQELLALKADLSLAMNLEDLRFIQGYFVSEKRDPTETEIYVLDCYWSDHCRHTTFETVLDQVIINSDKFQVQMQEAFDYYVKIRGELGITKPMTLMDMASIMGKYHVRVLKDQAIEVSEEINACSFFVTVNNQGQEEEWLVQFKNETHNHPSEIEPFGGASTCIGGAIRDPLSGRSYVYQAMRVSGSGNILQKREETLEGKLPQVTISTGTAHGNSSYGNQIGLATTFVRELYDDSYVAKHMEVGAVVGAVKVGNYQRQSLVPGDIVVMIGGRTGRDGIQGASGSSVEHTSDSLETAASQVQKGNAPEERKLQRLFRRPELTRLIKKCNDFGAGGVCVAIGELAEGIEIHLDKVLTKYQGLNPTELAISESQERMAVAINPADYQAFVDMCRAENIEYAHVATITDRRRLEMFYGQDKVVDMGADFLATAGVRQHAKARLVDNAGANPFLAKKVSKEAVLAELASLNVTCQKGLAQQFDASIGNSTVLMPFAGKHQLTPVQASVQALPTLHSTSDTATILTYGFIPKISHYSPFLSAIYAVLESVAKVYAVGGTKESLYFSFQEYFEKLGQDPAKWGKVTQALLGSLVAQEAIGRPSIGGKDSMSGTFHDLNVVETLISFACAPVKIADVITPELKAVGNKLYHVPVIRDDQGYPDLAATMANYEKVHALIQEGSVVSAYVQEEGSLTASLVKMALGAGLGFEIESANALNFDVASLVIESTRELADFTYLGQVQTEGHYQVNGLTFSKEELYQAYTQTLEAIYPLYQNQEEGATENLAQDADQVYAYQEYVDQVQVVIPVFPGTNCEYDSERAFVEVGAKAQSVVIRNQRPGDIEASVKDFVAAVKASHIIFFPGGFSSGDEPDGSAKFIVNFLKHPEVTAAIHAHLADKKLILGICNGFQALIKSGLLPYGQIKDLTPSDLTLYRNDSYRHVSTTAVTRVATTRSPWTQGFQVGQLHEVAFSHGEGKLVGESLEAFKDLVAFQYCDYDGQATLNGRFNPNGSQLAIEGLVSPDGLILGKMGHSERYHQGLYKTNTILGQQSIFANGVGYFKGGK; translated from the coding sequence TTGGATAAGCGAATTTTTGTTGAAAAGCGTGAGCAGTATAGACAGGAAGCTAGCCAACTCATGGATAAGTTGAATAGTGAGTACGGCTTGGGCTTAGAGGACTTACATGTCTATGTTATCTATGATATTTACGGCATCGACTCCGCCACTTATGAGCAAGCTAAGTCTTCTGTCTTCTCGGAAGTCATGATTGACCAAGTCTATGAAGAGATAGACCTTGTGCCTGGCCACTACCTAGCTTATGAAGTCCTGCCAGCCCAATATGATCAACGGGCAGACTCTGCCATACAAGCTATTGCCCTTCTTAATCAGGAAGCCAAAGTCTTGGTTCGTAGTGGTAAACTGGTTACCTTTGACAAGGCCTTAAGCCCTCAAGCCTTAAGCCAAGTAGAAAAATACTTGGTGAACCCAATTGAGGCCCGCATCAAAGACTTGTCAGTCTTGGAATTCTCGCTGGACTCTGAACCCAAGCCACTTAAAGATTTAAGCGGCTTTGGCAACTTTGACGACCAAGAATTACTGGCACTTAAGGCTGATTTGTCTTTGGCCATGAACCTGGAGGATTTACGTTTCATTCAGGGCTATTTTGTCAGCGAAAAACGAGATCCAACTGAGACGGAAATTTATGTCTTGGACTGCTACTGGAGCGACCACTGCCGTCATACCACCTTTGAGACAGTCTTAGATCAAGTCATCATTAATTCCGATAAGTTCCAAGTACAAATGCAGGAAGCCTTTGACTACTATGTAAAAATTCGCGGCGAGTTAGGAATCACCAAGCCTATGACCTTAATGGATATGGCTAGCATCATGGGCAAGTACCATGTTCGGGTTCTTAAAGACCAAGCCATTGAAGTCAGTGAAGAAATCAATGCCTGCTCCTTCTTCGTAACCGTCAATAATCAAGGTCAGGAAGAAGAATGGCTAGTTCAATTTAAGAATGAAACTCACAACCATCCGTCTGAAATTGAGCCTTTCGGGGGTGCTTCAACCTGTATTGGGGGGGCCATCCGCGATCCATTATCGGGTCGTTCCTATGTCTATCAAGCCATGCGGGTCTCCGGTAGCGGCAATATCTTGCAAAAACGGGAAGAGACCCTAGAAGGTAAGCTGCCTCAGGTGACCATTTCGACCGGAACTGCCCATGGTAATTCCTCCTATGGTAACCAAATCGGCCTGGCCACTACCTTTGTCCGCGAGCTCTATGATGATTCTTATGTAGCCAAACATATGGAAGTAGGGGCTGTGGTCGGTGCGGTCAAGGTGGGGAACTACCAACGCCAAAGCCTAGTTCCTGGCGATATTGTGGTTATGATTGGGGGCCGTACAGGGCGCGATGGTATCCAAGGGGCTAGTGGCTCTTCCGTCGAACATACCAGTGATTCCCTAGAGACCGCAGCTAGCCAAGTACAAAAAGGGAACGCTCCTGAAGAACGTAAGTTGCAACGCCTCTTCCGTCGTCCAGAGTTAACCCGATTAATTAAGAAATGTAACGACTTCGGTGCTGGTGGGGTCTGTGTAGCCATTGGTGAATTGGCCGAAGGCATTGAAATTCATTTGGATAAGGTTCTGACTAAGTACCAAGGCTTGAATCCAACTGAACTAGCCATTAGCGAGTCCCAAGAACGCATGGCAGTAGCCATTAATCCAGCAGACTATCAAGCCTTTGTTGACATGTGTCGGGCTGAAAATATTGAGTATGCACATGTTGCTACCATTACAGACCGTCGTCGCCTGGAAATGTTCTATGGCCAAGATAAGGTCGTAGACATGGGAGCTGATTTCCTCGCAACGGCCGGTGTTCGCCAACATGCCAAGGCACGCCTAGTCGATAATGCGGGCGCCAATCCTTTCTTGGCTAAAAAAGTAAGCAAGGAAGCGGTCTTAGCTGAATTAGCTAGTTTGAATGTGACTTGCCAAAAGGGCTTGGCCCAACAATTTGATGCTTCGATTGGTAATAGCACGGTCTTGATGCCATTTGCGGGTAAGCACCAGCTAACGCCTGTTCAAGCCAGTGTCCAAGCACTGCCAACTCTACATTCAACTAGTGACACAGCCACCATCCTAACCTATGGTTTTATTCCTAAAATTTCTCACTATTCCCCATTCTTGTCAGCTATCTATGCCGTACTAGAATCAGTTGCCAAGGTCTATGCCGTCGGCGGGACCAAGGAATCGCTCTACTTCTCCTTCCAGGAATATTTTGAGAAATTAGGCCAAGACCCGGCTAAGTGGGGCAAGGTGACGCAAGCTTTGCTAGGTTCGCTAGTAGCCCAAGAAGCGATTGGACGTCCAAGTATTGGGGGTAAGGACTCCATGTCGGGGACCTTCCATGACTTGAATGTCGTGGAAACCTTGATTTCTTTTGCCTGTGCACCGGTCAAAATTGCCGACGTCATCACCCCAGAACTCAAGGCGGTGGGTAACAAACTTTATCATGTGCCAGTCATTCGCGATGACCAGGGTTATCCAGATTTGGCAGCCACAATGGCAAACTATGAGAAAGTACATGCCCTCATTCAAGAGGGGAGCGTTGTCTCCGCCTATGTCCAAGAAGAGGGCAGCCTAACTGCTTCGCTAGTTAAGATGGCCCTGGGAGCTGGTTTGGGCTTTGAGATTGAGTCTGCCAATGCGCTCAACTTTGATGTAGCTTCCTTAGTGATTGAAAGTACTCGGGAGCTAGCAGACTTCACCTACCTAGGCCAAGTTCAAACAGAGGGCCACTACCAAGTGAATGGTTTAACCTTTAGCAAGGAGGAACTTTACCAAGCCTACACTCAAACCTTAGAAGCAATCTATCCTCTCTACCAAAACCAAGAGGAGGGCGCGACTGAGAATTTGGCGCAAGATGCAGACCAAGTCTATGCCTACCAAGAATATGTGGACCAGGTTCAAGTGGTCATTCCCGTCTTCCCAGGTACCAACTGTGAATACGATAGTGAGCGGGCTTTTGTAGAAGTGGGGGCTAAGGCCCAGTCAGTGGTCATTCGTAACCAAAGACCTGGTGACATTGAAGCCTCTGTCAAAGACTTTGTCGCAGCTGTCAAAGCTAGCCACATTATTTTCTTCCCAGGTGGTTTCTCAAGTGGGGATGAGCCGGATGGTTCAGCTAAATTTATCGTTAACTTCCTCAAACATCCAGAAGTGACAGCTGCCATCCATGCCCATCTGGCTGACAAGAAGTTAATCCTCGGTATCTGTAATGGATTCCAAGCCCTTATTAAGTCAGGCCTCTTGCCATATGGTCAAATCAAAGACCTAACACCTAGCGATTTGACCCTCTATCGCAACGATTCCTACCGTCATGTTTCAACTACAGCCGTGACCCGTGTAGCCACTACTCGTTCGCCTTGGACCCAAGGCTTCCAAGTAGGCCAATTGCACGAAGTGGCCTTTAGCCATGGGGAAGGGAAACTGGTTGGCGAGTCCTTAGAAGCTTTCAAAGATTTGGTAGCTTTCCAATATTGTGACTATGACGGTCAAGCAACGCTAAATGGACGTTTTAATCCTAATGGTTCTCAGCTAGCTATCGAAGGCTTAGTCAGCCCTGATGGCCTGATTCTGGGTAAGATGGGGCACAGCGAACGTTATCATCAAGGACTTTATAAGACCAACACCATTTTAGGTCAGCAATCCATCTTTGCAAATGGGGTTGGCTACTTTAAGGGAGGAAAATAA
- the purE gene encoding 5-(carboxyamino)imidazole ribonucleotide mutase produces the protein MGSKSDYATMVETCQLLDQFGIPYDKKVVSAHRTPDLLVSFAKGARQAGYSLIIAAAGGAAHLPGMVASMTTLPVIGVPIKSSTLSGLDSLYSIVQMPYGVPVNTMAIGVAGAKNAAVSALAMLGMTDPSYAQVYQDFKLEQERLVLEEMTL, from the coding sequence ATGGGGTCCAAGTCAGATTACGCCACCATGGTCGAAACCTGTCAATTATTGGATCAATTCGGGATTCCTTATGATAAGAAGGTCGTAAGTGCCCATCGGACACCAGATTTGCTGGTTAGCTTTGCTAAAGGGGCAAGACAAGCCGGCTATTCATTGATTATCGCTGCGGCAGGAGGAGCTGCCCATTTACCGGGGATGGTTGCGTCTATGACAACCTTGCCGGTTATTGGTGTGCCCATTAAGTCTTCGACTCTAAGCGGCCTCGATTCCCTCTATTCCATCGTCCAAATGCCCTATGGCGTGCCTGTCAACACCATGGCCATTGGAGTGGCCGGGGCAAAAAATGCGGCCGTCAGTGCCTTGGCTATGTTGGGCATGACGGATCCAAGCTATGCCCAAGTTTATCAAGATTTTAAGTTAGAACAAGAACGCCTAGTATTGGAAGAGATGACACTATGA
- a CDS encoding 5-(carboxyamino)imidazole ribonucleotide synthase codes for MKIILPGQTIGIIGGGQLGRMLAMSAKEMGYKIAILDPSKEACARHFADTFIHADFDNRNGLERLCHISDVVTFEFENIDSELLAELEKDYHIVQSASLLKTAQHRLLEKEFARSLGIETVDYQYVDGDTTGVQVDGTYLMKTVRFGYDGKGQSRITEASQVQPYTLLERLVPLDKEISVVAYKDRTGIGIVAVVENEHRHNILYRSIVPTTASPEQEAQAIDYTRRILEAADYYGVLTVEFFISQGRVIFNEMAPRVHNSGHITMQSANKSQFRAHIEAICGLEVGPIQNQATTLYNILGQDLSYFLKLIQERPAHLHLYEKEPRQDRKIGHINFPGHIRLEEPFIG; via the coding sequence ATGAAGATAATTTTACCCGGCCAAACCATTGGCATTATTGGCGGCGGTCAGCTAGGTCGCATGCTGGCTATGAGCGCTAAGGAAATGGGCTATAAGATCGCCATCCTGGACCCAAGCAAAGAGGCTTGTGCCCGTCACTTTGCTGACACCTTCATCCATGCGGATTTTGATAACCGTAATGGATTAGAGCGCCTCTGCCATATCTCGGATGTCGTGACTTTTGAGTTTGAGAATATTGACAGTGAGCTCCTGGCTGAACTAGAAAAAGACTACCATATTGTACAGAGCGCAAGCCTACTCAAGACCGCGCAACATCGCTTGCTAGAGAAGGAGTTTGCCCGTTCCTTGGGTATCGAAACAGTTGATTACCAGTATGTGGATGGAGACACGACTGGCGTCCAAGTAGACGGCACCTATCTCATGAAGACAGTGCGATTTGGTTATGATGGCAAGGGCCAAAGTCGGATTACAGAGGCTAGTCAGGTTCAACCCTACACCTTGCTAGAACGTCTGGTGCCACTGGATAAGGAAATCTCTGTGGTGGCCTACAAGGATCGGACGGGCATTGGTATCGTGGCAGTCGTTGAAAATGAGCATCGCCATAACATTCTCTACCGGTCCATTGTCCCGACGACAGCAAGTCCAGAACAGGAAGCGCAAGCCATTGATTACACCCGTCGTATTCTAGAGGCGGCTGATTATTATGGTGTCCTAACGGTTGAATTCTTCATTTCCCAGGGGCGCGTCATCTTTAACGAAATGGCGCCACGGGTCCATAATTCGGGCCACATCACCATGCAGTCCGCCAATAAGTCCCAGTTTAGAGCCCATATTGAAGCTATTTGTGGACTAGAAGTTGGGCCCATCCAGAATCAAGCAACTACCCTCTATAACATCCTAGGTCAGGACTTGAGCTACTTCCTCAAGCTGATTCAAGAGCGACCAGCCCACCTACATCTCTATGAGAAGGAACCGCGTCAGGACCGTAAGATTGGCCATATTAATTTCCCAGGACATATTAGATTGGAGGAACCCTTCATTGGATAA
- the purC gene encoding phosphoribosylaminoimidazolesuccinocarboxamide synthase, whose amino-acid sequence MKLLYEGKAKQLFDTGNPEEVYVHYKNSATAFNGVKKEEFDDKGKLNNAITSLIFTYLAEQGIPTHFIKQVNETDQVCRHVTIIPLEVITRNIVAGSMAKKYGLEEGRQLAKPVFELSYKNDALGDPLINDDHAVALELVTEAELAQIKDLTARINRALQDLFLAANLILVDFKIEFGKTSDGQIILADEISPDTCRLWDKDTRDKLDKDRFRRDLGDVMAAYKEVLGRLENARN is encoded by the coding sequence ATGAAACTCTTATACGAAGGCAAAGCTAAACAACTCTTTGATACCGGTAATCCTGAAGAAGTCTATGTTCACTACAAGAATAGTGCCACTGCCTTTAACGGTGTTAAGAAGGAAGAATTTGATGACAAGGGAAAACTCAACAATGCCATCACTAGCTTGATATTTACCTATCTAGCTGAGCAAGGCATCCCAACTCATTTTATTAAGCAAGTTAATGAAACCGACCAAGTCTGCCGCCATGTGACCATTATTCCCCTAGAAGTCATTACCCGAAATATCGTGGCAGGCTCCATGGCCAAAAAATATGGGCTAGAAGAAGGGCGCCAATTAGCAAAGCCAGTCTTTGAATTGAGTTATAAGAATGATGCGCTAGGCGATCCTCTTATTAATGACGACCATGCAGTGGCTTTGGAACTAGTGACGGAAGCGGAACTAGCGCAAATTAAAGACTTAACCGCTCGTATTAACCGTGCTTTGCAAGACTTGTTCCTAGCGGCCAACTTGATTTTGGTAGACTTCAAGATTGAGTTTGGTAAGACTAGCGACGGACAGATTATACTAGCCGATGAGATTTCACCTGATACTTGTCGTCTCTGGGATAAGGATACCCGCGACAAGTTAGATAAGGACCGCTTTAGACGCGATCTAGGTGATGTCATGGCAGCCTACAAGGAAGTATTAGGGAGATTAGAAAATGCGCGGAATTAA